A window from Candidatus Cloacimonadota bacterium encodes these proteins:
- a CDS encoding sulfurtransferase TusA family protein, giving the protein MAVKNLDCLGLKCPQPILKVVAMVPTMEAGDILEIKADCPSFPVDIKAWCGRTGKTLLFCMDDGTGKHSAQIQF; this is encoded by the coding sequence ATGGCTGTAAAAAATCTTGATTGTTTAGGACTTAAATGCCCTCAACCAATTCTTAAGGTTGTGGCAATGGTACCTACAATGGAAGCTGGAGATATCCTGGAAATAAAGGCAGATTGCCCTTCATTCCCGGTTGATATTAAAGCCTGGTGCGGTAGAACAGGAAAAACATTATTATTCTGCATGGATGACGGAACAGGAAAACATAGCGCTCAGATCCAGTTTTAA
- a CDS encoding peroxiredoxin has translation MGKVAMTLNGSEAKNIYPAITIAVSALASGDEVLIFVLPSGLPVFVGDKIAELNKAVPELPDLEEMFESYQALGGRILVCELGFEVHGLKEEDLIEGCEVVGATTFVSEAQGAQLTLSF, from the coding sequence ATGGGAAAAGTTGCTATGACACTAAATGGTTCTGAAGCAAAAAACATTTATCCGGCTATAACAATTGCAGTATCAGCATTAGCCAGTGGAGATGAAGTACTTATTTTTGTTCTGCCAAGCGGATTACCGGTTTTTGTGGGTGATAAGATCGCAGAACTTAACAAAGCTGTACCGGAATTACCTGATCTTGAAGAAATGTTTGAAAGCTATCAGGCACTTGGCGGACGCATTCTTGTCTGTGAATTAGGATTTGAGGTTCACGGTTTAAAAGAAGAAGATCTAATTGAAGGTTGTGAAGTAGTTGGAGCTACTACATTTGTTTCTGAAGCGCAAGGTGCACAATTAACATTATCATTCTAA